Proteins encoded by one window of Aphis gossypii isolate Hap1 chromosome X, ASM2018417v2, whole genome shotgun sequence:
- the LOC114124528 gene encoding uncharacterized protein LOC114124528, producing MRFAIIGFLVLVMGAAVKAHIHFIRLALLAAMGLAGMWMMHKLAQDWHKISSSRPAKPAAMAGRLLGLWKRSIPDEHVNAYVEESLLSDFYKFDEILRQDRSTCARKMICQIAATPEKQLNQVEINLLKLLSPTEHFGENVAKNIFRKAMELGRSKKNVQACHSEYKKCRFNTRQMFKLFSSFM from the exons ATGAGATTCGCGATAATCGGATTCTTAGTGCTGGTGATGGGAGCCGCCGTCAAGGCGCACATACACTTCATCAGACTGGCTCTGCTAGCGGCCATGGGACTGGCTGGCATGTGGATGATGCACAAGCTCGCGCAAGATTGGCACAAGATTTCGTCCAGCAGGCCCGCCAAACCAGCAGCCATGGCCGGAAGGCTTTTGGGACTATGGAAGAGATCCATACCGGACGAG caCGTCAATGCGTATGTCGAAGAGTCACTACTGTccgatttttacaaatttgacGAAATCCTTAGGCAAGACAGGTCGACGTGTGCGAGGAAAATGATATGTCAAATCGCGGCCACGCCTGAAAAACAGCTCAATCAAGTGGAGATCAATCTACTCAAACTGCTCAG CCCCACCGAACACTTTGGCGAAAATGTGGCAAAGAACATATTCCGAAAAGCAATGGAATTGGGACGGAGTAAAAAGAACGTTCAGGCATGTCATTCAGAGTATAAAAAATGCAGATTCAACACGagacaaatgtttaaattattcagttCGTTCATGTGA